In the genome of Budorcas taxicolor isolate Tak-1 chromosome 23, Takin1.1, whole genome shotgun sequence, one region contains:
- the LOC128067750 gene encoding cytochrome P450 2C19-like, producing MDLVVVLVLCLSCLLLLSLWKQSSGKGKLPLGPTPLPILGNILQLDVKNISKSLSNLSKVYGPVFTVYFGMKPLVVLHGYEAVKEALIDLGEEFSGRGHLPVSEKTRKGHGILFSNGKRWKETRRFSLMTLRNFGMGKRSVEDRVQEEARSLVEELRKTNGLPCDPTFILGCAPCNVICSIIFQNRFEYKDQVFLHIMKMLTENARILSSPWMQVCNTFPVLIDYFPGSHNKFLKNSANIKSYIFEKTREHQTSLDINNPRNFIDCFLIRMEQEKHNQELVYSVENLANTILDLFIAGTETTSTTLRYGLLLLLKHPEVTAKVQEEIDRVIGRHRSPCMQDRSHMPYTDAVIHEIQRYIDLIPISLPHAVTHDIKFRNYLIPKGTNILTSLTSVLHDDKEFPNPEVFDPGHFLDESGNFRKSDYFLAFSTGKRICLGKGLAHVELFLFLTTILQKFALKSVVDPKDLDITPVVKGLVSLPPFYQLFLTPM from the exons TACAGTTAGATGTTAAGAACATCAGCAAATCCTTAAGTAAT CTCTCAAAAGTCTACGGCCCTGTGTTCACTGTGTATTTTGGCATGAAACCCCTGGTGGTTTTGCATGGGTATGAAGCTGTGAAGGAAGCGCTGATTGATCTGGGAGAGGAGTTTTCTGGAAGAGGTCATCTCCCAGTGAGTGAGAAAACTAGAAAAGGACATG GAATCCTCTTCAGCAACGGGAAGAGATGGAAGGAGACCCGGCGCTTCTCGCTCATGACGCTGCGGAATTTCGGGATGGGGAAGAGGAGCGTCGAGGACCGCGTTCAAGAGGAAGCGCGCTCCCTAGTGGAGGAGCTGCGGAAAACCAACG GGTTGCCCTGCGATCCCACTTTCATCCTGGGCTGTGCTCCCTGCAATGTGATCTGCTCCATTATTTTCCAGAACCGTTTTGAGTATAAAGATCAGGTTTTTCTACATATAATGAAAATGTTAACTGAAAATGCCAGAATTCTGAGCTCTCCATGGATGCAG gtctGCAATACTTTCCCTGTTCTCATTGATTATTTCCCAGGGAGCCataacaaattcttaaaaaactcTGCTAATATAAAGAGttatatttttgagaaaacaagagaacacCAAACATCCCTAGACATTAACAACCCTCGGAATTTTATTGATTGTTTCCTAATCAGGATGGAGCAG GAAAAGCACAATCAAGAACTAGTGTATAGTGTTGAAAACTTGGCAAACACTATATTGGATTTGTTTATAGCTGGGACAGAGACGACAAGCACCACACTGAGATAtgggctcctcctcctgctgAAACACCCTGAGGTCACAG CTAAGGTCCAGGAAGAGATTGACCGAGTCATTGGCAGACACCGGAGCCCCTGCATGCAGGACAGGAGCCACATGCCCTACACGGATGCTGTGATCCATGAGATCCAGCGATACATTGATCTGATCCCCATCAGTCTTCCCCATGCAGTGACCCATGACATTAAATTCAGAAACTACCTCATCCCCAAG GGCACAAATATATTAACATCACTGACTTCTGTGCTACATGATGACAAAGAATTCCCCAACCCTGAGGTATTTGATCCTGGCCACTTCCTGGATGAGAGTGGCAACTTTAGAAAGAGTGACTATTTCTTGGCTTTCTCTACAg GAAAACGTATTTGTTTGGGAAAGGGCCTGGCCCACGTGGAGCTGTTTTTATTCTTGACCACAATTTTACAAAAATTTGCCTTGAAATCTGTGGTTGACCCAAAGGACCTCGACATCACCCCAGTTGTCAAAGGGTTAGTTTCTTTGCCACCGTTTTACCAGCTTTTTTTAACTCCTATGTGA